Part of the Chitinophaga parva genome is shown below.
TGTCAGACGGGCGGGATTTGTACACGCGCCGGAAGTAATCCACCAGGTAACGGCTGTACGTATCATTCTTCTCATTGAAGTACGGGGTGGAGTAGTAGATCTGCAGGGACCTGAATTCCGGCTCCTTAAACTTCATCACGTCCCACGTGGGCATGCCAAAGATGTGCAGGGGATAGGCGTCTGCCTTGGTGGCCAGCTTGCGCAGCACGGCTTTGGCGCCGGCTTCGTCCAGTGCGGTCACAATGCACACGTTGGGGCGGTCTGTGAGCAGGAAAGATTCCAGTTGCTGATCCGTCATATTCTCTTCAAATACCACGTCGCGGATACGGGATTTCTTATCGTAGTCCATATTGGTATAAGCCGTCTTGAAATCCGCTGCCAGCTTGTTTTCCAGGGCGGTGTTGCGGTGGAATACCAGCACGTTGCGGGTGGCAAATCCTTTCTGGGCAAAGTTCTGCAGGGCCTCGCAGTGGGTACGCAGGGTACTGTTGGCCAGCAGCAGGAAAGGATTGTTGCTGATACCTGCATCGTTCGGGTAAGTGGCAGAAAGCAGGTTGATCTCTTTGCTGCGCGCAAACTCGCTCAGGTCTTTCAGCTCCGGCGCATTCAGGGCGCCGATGATCAGGTCCATGGAGTCCAGGGAGCCGTTGCGGACCAGGGAGTTCACGCCCTGGCGCGACTTGGTATCGTATACAAATAATTTCAGGGGAATGCCGTGCATCAGCAGGCTGTCGGCCGCCAGCTGCACGCCTTCGTAAAACTCGAGGCCTGGCAGGGTGTAGCGGGGAAGACTTTTACCCGCAGGCAGGTCGGCGGCGCCGGCAAAGGCAGAATCCGTGTAGAAGGGCGCAAACACAGCCACATTATAGGCAGGTTTTCTTTCATCGCGGGCAAAGGCCGGTACGTTGAAAGGCGCTTTCACCGCGGGTTTCCGGGCTTCCTCTTTGGGAGCGGCCGGCTTGGCCGGCACCGCGGTCACCGGCGATGGCGTGGTGGTCTTTTTGGCAGAGGAGCAGGCATACACCAGCAGCGCACAAGCGATGGTGACGGGCAGCCATACCTTTTTCATTTGGATCATAGTTTTCAATAAAGTGCAAAAATTGTACAACGTACAAGGCAATGCGAGGCATGAAAGTAAGCCAGACTGGTCATTCGCTATTCCTGTACGTCATACATGGTACAATTTCTATTCCCACTCGATCGTGGCCGGTGGCTTGGAGCTGATGTCGTACACCACACGGTTAATGCCGCGGACGCGGTTGATGATCTCGTTGGAGACCTTGGCCAGGAACTCGTAGGGGAGGTGTGCCCAGTCGGCGGTCATGCCGTCGGTGCTGGTCACGGCACGGAGGGCCACGGTAAATTCGTAGGTCCTTTCATCGCCCATCACGCCCACGCTCTGTACCGGCAGCAGGATGGTGCCTGCCTGCCATACTTTATCATAGAGGTTATCATCTTTCAGTGCTTCAATGTAAATGGCGTCCGCTTCCTGCAGCATCTTCACCTTGTCTGCCGTGATGGCGCCCAGGATGCGGATGGCCAGGCCCGGACCGGGGAAAGGGTGACGGCCCAGGAACACTTCGGAAATGCCGATCTCCCGGCCTACGCGGCGTACTTCGTCTTTGAAGAGGAAGCGCAGGGGCTCTACCAGCTGCATATTCATCTTCTCCGGCAGGCCGCCTACATTGTGGTGGGATTTGATGGTAGCGCTGGGGCCATTTACAGATACAGACTCGATCACGTCCGGGTAAATGGTGCCCTGGCCCAGGAAGGCAATGTCCTGCAGCTGGGCGGCCTCGCTGGTAAATACATCGATGAACAGGCCACCAATGATCTTGCGCTTGCGCTCCGGATCGGATACACCATCCAGTGCGTTGTAAAAGAGGTCCTTTGCATTCACTCCTTTTACGTTCAGGCCCATGTGTTTGTAAGAATCCAGTACCAGTTCAAATTCATCCTTGCGCAGCAGGCCATTGTCTACAAAAATGCAATACAGGTTGCTGCCAATGGCTTTGTGCACCAGCTCTGCCGCCACGGTGGAATCTACCCCGCCGCTGAGGGCCATGATCACTTTCTTGTTGCCCACCTGTGCTTTAATGCGGGCAATGGTTTCTTCCACGAAGGCAGCCGGTGTCCAGTCCTGGCTCATGCCGCAGATGTGTACGAGGAAGTTGCGCAGGATCAT
Proteins encoded:
- a CDS encoding ABC transporter substrate-binding protein, coding for MKKVWLPVTIACALLVYACSSAKKTTTPSPVTAVPAKPAAPKEEARKPAVKAPFNVPAFARDERKPAYNVAVFAPFYTDSAFAGAADLPAGKSLPRYTLPGLEFYEGVQLAADSLLMHGIPLKLFVYDTKSRQGVNSLVRNGSLDSMDLIIGALNAPELKDLSEFARSKEINLLSATYPNDAGISNNPFLLLANSTLRTHCEALQNFAQKGFATRNVLVFHRNTALENKLAADFKTAYTNMDYDKKSRIRDVVFEENMTDQQLESFLLTDRPNVCIVTALDEAGAKAVLRKLATKADAYPLHIFGMPTWDVMKFKEPEFRSLQIYYSTPYFNEKNDTYSRYLVDYFRRVYKSRPSDMAFKGFELTYYFGTLLHDQGVYFTPEVNQSAKLYTNYNFQPVYAHDGDATPAYFENKNIYIVQKSDSTADVRVSAN
- the guaA gene encoding glutamine-hydrolyzing GMP synthase; amino-acid sequence: MTEKIIILDFGSQYTQLIARCVRELNTYCEIQPCLKPIQWDASIKGIILSGSPFSVNDAGAPDVDIAAMAAKVPVLGVCYGAQLMARNFGGEVGKSHVREYGRAFMEHSNKSAKLLYDISPRSQVWMSHSDTIKKVPEGFEIIAVTDNIPVAAFQSTTLAAHPILGIQFHPEVTHSVEGKMILRNFLVHICGMSQDWTPAAFVEETIARIKAQVGNKKVIMALSGGVDSTVAAELVHKAIGSNLYCIFVDNGLLRKDEFELVLDSYKHMGLNVKGVNAKDLFYNALDGVSDPERKRKIIGGLFIDVFTSEAAQLQDIAFLGQGTIYPDVIESVSVNGPSATIKSHHNVGGLPEKMNMQLVEPLRFLFKDEVRRVGREIGISEVFLGRHPFPGPGLAIRILGAITADKVKMLQEADAIYIEALKDDNLYDKVWQAGTILLPVQSVGVMGDERTYEFTVALRAVTSTDGMTADWAHLPYEFLAKVSNEIINRVRGINRVVYDISSKPPATIEWE